A region of Flavobacterium album DNA encodes the following proteins:
- a CDS encoding HNH endonuclease domain-containing protein encodes MSLPSSSLLNIAPLASAFNNTSATYKYYWLLAIIDVIEEGKLSVDKKELFARMLANAWYTVNYFHISFGNQDLIQQAIKAIAATEAIPISIRREQLLEVLLNSKNKETISLLRHFDKNVPHWFLTPWIGKNKDENYTQYRNRIYLESQSFHNQILYGLHTDHIEINPIWIDYIKSNARILKDFCYWNLSSFLQVRNPNVPDIPGKLIKPPFRGSLTNQRKNYWDIVFKELGTVKCIYTDSELNINKYALDHFVPHAFVSHDLIWNLAPIDVIYNSMKSDKLPSMDLHFDKFYDLQKTAFEIVSEVSPKSKLLEEYVYLFNQQAGEPAFNYVQLRDAISPLISIAANNGFQFYAD; translated from the coding sequence ATGAGCTTACCATCTTCTTCATTACTTAATATCGCCCCTCTGGCATCTGCCTTCAATAATACTTCGGCCACCTATAAGTATTACTGGTTGCTTGCCATAATAGACGTAATAGAAGAAGGGAAGCTGTCAGTAGACAAAAAGGAACTTTTTGCCAGGATGCTGGCAAACGCATGGTATACGGTAAATTATTTTCATATTTCATTTGGCAACCAGGATTTGATCCAGCAAGCTATCAAGGCGATTGCAGCAACAGAAGCTATACCAATAAGTATTAGAAGAGAACAATTATTAGAGGTACTTTTAAATAGCAAAAACAAGGAAACAATTTCCCTATTGAGGCATTTCGATAAGAATGTTCCACACTGGTTCCTAACACCCTGGATCGGTAAAAACAAGGATGAAAATTATACCCAGTATAGAAACAGAATTTATCTGGAATCCCAAAGTTTCCACAACCAGATTTTATATGGATTGCATACAGACCATATCGAAATCAATCCAATCTGGATAGATTACATAAAAAGCAATGCTAGGATTCTAAAGGATTTCTGTTATTGGAACCTTTCAAGCTTTTTACAAGTCCGTAATCCTAATGTTCCTGATATTCCAGGAAAGCTAATCAAACCTCCATTCAGAGGGTCGCTTACGAATCAAAGGAAGAACTACTGGGATATTGTTTTTAAGGAGCTAGGAACTGTAAAATGTATTTATACAGATAGTGAACTGAATATAAACAAGTACGCCTTGGATCATTTCGTGCCACATGCCTTTGTATCACATGACCTTATCTGGAATCTGGCTCCAATTGATGTAATATATAATTCAATGAAGAGCGATAAGCTTCCAAGTATGGATCTACATTTTGATAAGTTTTACGACCTCCAAAAAACAGCGTTTGAGATTGTTTCGGAAGTCAGTCCCAAATCAAAACTTCTGGAGGAATATGTGTACCTGTTTAATCAACAAGCGGGCGAACCTGCATTTAATTATGTTCAGCTAAGGGATGCCATCTCTCCCTTAATTTCCATTGCTGCAAACAATGGCTTCCAATTTTATGCGGATTAA